The following proteins come from a genomic window of Natrinema saccharevitans:
- a CDS encoding FAD-dependent oxidoreductase, protein MSDPFVVVGGDAAGMSAASKARREAPDREIVVFEKGEWVSYGACGLPYYVKGEIQSLEALVSVTPEEFREERDIDLRTGHEVVAIDTDARTVTAERESGTVTQSYGELLIATGAEAVVPSIDGTDREGVYTLGSMSDGKELREYVARARDGEGFQQPDRGPACRYLEDCTGPVGVVGGGYIGIEMAEALAANGFEVNLFQRGDRVLKGFSDETSEYVADHLREEAIALRLGAEVTALEGGDRVEAVATADDRVPVEMVLLGTGVRPRTALAEAAGIELGETGAIATDAYRETSAPDVYAAGDCAEATHVVTGEPTYVPLALTANRHGRAIGETVTGSPTEGGGVAGTAAVKAFEVEAARTGILDHEEARAAGFDPVSETVTAKSRAGYYPKGGNVRITLTADRDSGRVLGASLTSEYGEGAVHRSHAVVAALSEGATVADLENYDLAYAPPFNTTWDPVLVAAKVLGGHLRD, encoded by the coding sequence ATGAGCGATCCGTTCGTCGTCGTCGGCGGTGACGCAGCCGGAATGTCCGCGGCGAGCAAGGCCAGACGCGAGGCTCCCGACCGCGAGATCGTCGTCTTCGAGAAGGGCGAGTGGGTGTCCTACGGAGCCTGTGGGCTGCCCTACTACGTCAAGGGGGAGATCCAGTCGCTCGAGGCCCTCGTTTCGGTCACGCCCGAGGAGTTCCGCGAGGAGCGCGACATCGATCTCCGGACGGGCCACGAGGTCGTCGCGATCGATACCGACGCCCGGACCGTCACCGCCGAACGCGAGTCGGGGACCGTCACGCAGTCCTACGGTGAGCTCCTGATCGCGACCGGCGCGGAAGCCGTCGTCCCGTCGATCGACGGCACCGACCGCGAGGGCGTCTACACCCTCGGCTCGATGAGCGACGGGAAGGAACTCCGCGAGTACGTCGCCCGCGCTCGCGACGGCGAGGGCTTCCAACAGCCCGACCGGGGGCCGGCCTGTCGCTACCTCGAGGACTGTACCGGCCCCGTCGGCGTCGTCGGCGGCGGTTACATCGGGATCGAGATGGCCGAGGCACTCGCGGCCAACGGGTTCGAGGTGAACCTCTTTCAGCGCGGCGACCGCGTCTTGAAGGGCTTCAGCGACGAGACCAGCGAGTACGTCGCCGACCACCTCCGGGAGGAAGCCATCGCGCTCCGTCTCGGGGCCGAGGTCACGGCACTCGAGGGCGGCGACCGCGTCGAGGCCGTCGCCACCGCCGACGATCGGGTCCCGGTCGAGATGGTCCTGCTCGGCACCGGCGTGCGACCGCGGACGGCCCTCGCTGAAGCCGCCGGGATCGAACTGGGCGAGACCGGCGCGATCGCGACCGACGCTTATCGCGAGACGAGCGCCCCCGACGTCTACGCCGCGGGCGACTGCGCGGAGGCGACACACGTCGTCACGGGCGAGCCGACCTACGTCCCGCTCGCGCTGACGGCCAACCGCCACGGGCGGGCGATCGGGGAGACGGTCACCGGAAGCCCGACGGAGGGCGGCGGCGTCGCCGGGACGGCCGCGGTCAAGGCCTTCGAGGTTGAAGCGGCCCGTACCGGAATCCTGGATCACGAGGAGGCCCGGGCGGCTGGGTTCGACCCCGTCAGCGAGACGGTGACGGCGAAGTCGCGGGCGGGCTACTACCCCAAGGGCGGGAACGTCCGGATCACGCTGACCGCCGACCGCGACTCCGGGCGCGTCCTCGGTGCCAGCCTCACCAGCGAGTACGGCGAGGGCGCGGTCCACCGGAGCCACGCCGTCGTCGCCGCGCTCTCGGAAGGAGCGACCGTCGCCGACCTCGAGAACTACGACCTCGCGTACGCACCGCCGTTTAACACCACCTGGGATCCCGTCCTCGTGGCGGCGAAGGTCCTGGGCGGGCACCTCCGGGACTGA
- a CDS encoding winged helix-turn-helix transcriptional regulator, which yields MEESPRELEVWCAGEEWCPITSTATLLGKKWHTVIVHRLLENGPLGFNALEEEVGGISSKVLSDALEDLEEKRLVNREIVNEKPVRVEYSLTDLGQSLEPVITAMRDWGREHLAAAADESDSIA from the coding sequence ATGGAAGAGTCGCCACGGGAACTCGAGGTCTGGTGTGCGGGCGAGGAGTGGTGTCCGATCACCTCGACCGCGACGCTACTTGGCAAAAAGTGGCACACCGTCATCGTCCACCGGCTGCTCGAGAACGGACCGCTGGGGTTCAACGCCCTCGAGGAGGAGGTCGGCGGTATCTCGAGCAAGGTCCTCTCGGATGCCCTTGAGGATTTAGAGGAGAAACGACTCGTGAACCGCGAGATCGTCAACGAGAAACCGGTCCGCGTCGAGTACTCGCTGACCGACCTCGGCCAGTCGCTCGAGCCGGTCATCACGGCGATGCGCGACTGGGGGCGAGAACACCTCGCGGCCGCGGCGGACGAATCGGATTCGATCGCCTGA
- a CDS encoding NAD(P)/FAD-dependent oxidoreductase has protein sequence MSESDETTSDSIAADRRYDVAVVGGGPAGLTTALYAARLGHETAVFDRGGGRAAMMQETHNVIGTPESVSGNEFLSTAVDQLRFYGADYRREFVTGIERDGDSFDLETAEGPAVADRVVLATGFSDERPDPPLPRTGRGLHYCLHCDAYMFVDESVYVMGHGESAAYVAMIMLNFTDDVDLLLRGDEPTWSDETATLLEGHPVDIVREDVTGVRNGDDGWLEALEFDDGSVREYRGGFAMYGSDYNNDLAASLGADLNDDGTVAVDDHGRTSVDGLYAVGDLTPGHNQIPVAMGQGAKAGLAIHKELRAFPKSLEELEAEGSVSASDVPAMPAELRDRASDHTSTADD, from the coding sequence ATGAGTGAGTCAGACGAGACGACCAGCGATTCGATCGCAGCAGACCGCCGGTACGACGTCGCCGTCGTCGGCGGCGGTCCGGCGGGGCTGACGACCGCACTGTACGCCGCGCGACTCGGCCACGAGACCGCCGTCTTCGACCGCGGCGGCGGCCGCGCGGCCATGATGCAGGAGACACACAACGTCATCGGGACGCCGGAGTCGGTGTCGGGCAACGAGTTCCTCTCGACGGCCGTCGACCAGCTCCGGTTCTACGGTGCCGACTACCGGCGGGAGTTCGTGACCGGTATCGAACGCGACGGGGACTCGTTCGACCTCGAGACGGCCGAGGGACCTGCCGTCGCTGACCGCGTCGTCCTCGCGACCGGCTTCAGCGACGAGCGGCCCGACCCGCCGCTGCCCCGGACCGGCCGCGGGCTGCACTACTGCCTGCACTGTGACGCCTACATGTTCGTCGACGAGTCGGTCTACGTGATGGGCCACGGGGAGAGCGCCGCCTACGTCGCGATGATCATGCTGAATTTCACCGACGACGTCGACCTGTTGCTGCGAGGCGACGAGCCGACCTGGAGCGACGAGACCGCGACCCTGCTCGAGGGCCATCCCGTCGATATCGTCCGCGAGGACGTGACCGGCGTCCGAAACGGCGACGACGGCTGGCTCGAGGCGCTCGAGTTCGACGACGGCTCCGTTCGCGAGTACCGCGGCGGCTTCGCCATGTACGGCAGCGATTACAACAACGACCTCGCGGCGTCGCTGGGCGCGGACCTGAACGACGACGGGACGGTCGCCGTCGACGACCACGGCCGCACGAGCGTCGACGGGCTCTACGCCGTCGGCGATCTGACGCCCGGCCACAACCAGATTCCCGTCGCGATGGGCCAGGGCGCGAAGGCCGGACTCGCGATCCACAAGGAACTGCGGGCGTTCCCGAAGTCCCTCGAGGAACTCGAGGCCGAAGGGTCGGTTTCGGCGAGCGACGTTCCCGCGATGCCGGCCGAGTTGCGAGACCGGGCGAGCGATCACACCTCGACGGCCGACGATTGA
- a CDS encoding glycoside hydrolase family 15 protein, which produces MAVAESDAYPPIEAYGVVGNRETCALVAPDGSIDWFPFPHLESPSIFAAILDADRGGRFRVAPTDAFETAQRYVDDTNVLETTFYADGGTATVTDFLPPADRTDHPRKVLYRKAACTDGAVDLAVELEPRFEYGRAETAIEPVEQGILTAGAEERTLLESPIDLEIDDGRATGESSLEAGETAWFLLRCTGSEDATTDPEAALAETIEYWSDWVHSCGPDDDCAFEGPWHEQVVRSQLVLKLLTHAETGAIAAAPTTSLPEDIGGVRNWDYRFNWLRDAGFTVQALLNLGTVEEASDYFDWFMDRCRAADPATIQPLYGLHGESDLEERELDHLAGYRGSRPVRIGNGAAEQRQLDVYGELLLAVDEMRQHGRVLDDDEWERIRDVVDYVRDVWDEPDAGIWEVRGGEKQFVYSNVMCWVALDRGIEIAVERGGDAPLAAWRETREAIRTDVLENGYDEAVGAFVQSYGSDALDATGLLLPLVGFLPFDDDRVRGTIDAIERELGDDDVFVSRYDGDDGLPGEEGAFVLCSCWLVDALALSGRVEAAQSRFESLLEYLNPLGLFAEEIDPTTGAYLGNYPQAFSHIGIVNSALYLGYVRGAETSGPPPMGIRLGEPAVSLGE; this is translated from the coding sequence ATGGCGGTGGCTGAATCCGACGCGTATCCGCCGATCGAGGCCTACGGCGTCGTCGGCAACCGCGAGACCTGTGCGCTGGTCGCGCCGGACGGGTCGATCGACTGGTTCCCCTTTCCGCACCTCGAGTCGCCGAGTATCTTCGCCGCGATTCTCGACGCCGACCGCGGCGGCCGGTTTCGAGTCGCACCGACCGACGCCTTCGAGACGGCCCAGCGGTACGTCGACGACACGAACGTTCTCGAGACGACTTTTTACGCTGACGGCGGCACGGCGACGGTGACGGACTTCCTGCCGCCGGCCGACCGTACCGACCATCCGCGGAAGGTCCTCTACCGAAAGGCCGCGTGTACGGACGGGGCCGTCGATCTCGCCGTCGAACTCGAACCGCGGTTCGAGTACGGCCGTGCGGAGACGGCGATCGAACCGGTCGAGCAGGGTATCCTCACCGCGGGGGCCGAGGAACGAACGCTGCTCGAGAGTCCGATCGATCTCGAGATCGACGACGGTCGGGCCACCGGCGAGTCGTCGCTCGAGGCGGGGGAGACGGCGTGGTTCCTGCTCCGGTGTACGGGTTCCGAGGACGCCACAACGGATCCCGAGGCCGCGCTGGCTGAGACGATCGAGTACTGGAGCGACTGGGTACACAGCTGTGGCCCGGACGACGACTGCGCGTTCGAGGGGCCGTGGCACGAGCAGGTCGTCCGTTCACAACTCGTCCTCAAACTTCTGACTCACGCCGAAACGGGAGCGATCGCGGCTGCACCGACCACCTCACTGCCCGAGGACATCGGCGGCGTTCGCAACTGGGACTACCGCTTCAACTGGCTGCGAGACGCCGGATTCACCGTGCAGGCCCTGTTGAACCTCGGCACCGTCGAGGAGGCCAGCGACTACTTCGACTGGTTCATGGACCGCTGTCGGGCGGCCGATCCGGCCACGATCCAGCCGCTGTACGGCCTCCACGGCGAGTCGGACCTCGAGGAACGGGAACTCGACCACCTCGCGGGCTATCGCGGCTCGCGGCCGGTCCGGATCGGCAACGGGGCAGCCGAGCAGCGCCAGCTCGACGTCTACGGCGAACTCCTGCTGGCAGTCGACGAGATGCGCCAGCACGGCCGGGTGCTGGACGACGACGAGTGGGAACGAATTCGGGACGTCGTCGACTACGTCCGCGACGTCTGGGACGAGCCCGACGCGGGAATTTGGGAGGTACGGGGCGGGGAGAAACAGTTCGTCTACTCGAATGTCATGTGCTGGGTCGCCCTCGATCGCGGCATCGAGATCGCGGTCGAACGTGGCGGCGACGCCCCGCTCGCGGCGTGGCGGGAGACCCGCGAAGCGATCCGGACGGACGTCCTCGAGAACGGCTACGACGAGGCCGTCGGCGCGTTCGTCCAGTCCTACGGGTCCGACGCGCTCGACGCGACGGGACTGTTGCTCCCGCTCGTCGGCTTCCTGCCGTTCGACGACGACCGCGTCCGCGGGACGATCGACGCGATCGAGCGGGAACTGGGCGACGACGACGTCTTCGTCTCGCGGTACGACGGCGACGACGGGCTCCCGGGCGAGGAGGGCGCGTTCGTCCTCTGCTCGTGCTGGCTCGTCGACGCGCTCGCGCTCTCCGGGCGCGTCGAGGCGGCACAGTCCCGGTTCGAGTCGCTGCTCGAGTACCTGAACCCGCTGGGGCTGTTCGCGGAGGAGATCGACCCGACGACGGGGGCGTACCTCGGGAATTACCCGCAGGCGTTCAGCCACATCGGGATCGTCAACAGCGCCCTCTATCTCGGCTACGTCCGGGGAGCCGAGACGTCCGGACCGCCACCGATGGGGATTCGGCTCGGCGAGCCGGCCGTTTCGCTCGGGGAGTGA
- a CDS encoding VOC family protein gives MAALSAHHVGLTVSDLEETLAFYRDTLDLTVADRFAVGGEAFSDAVGVEDASADLAHLEADGVRIELVEYEPEARGSPAAGLNQPGAAHVGLSVDDLEAFAADLPDDVSTISGPRTTESDTTIMFLRDPEGNLIEVLES, from the coding sequence ATGGCAGCACTCAGTGCCCACCACGTCGGTCTCACGGTCAGCGATCTCGAGGAGACGCTCGCGTTCTACCGCGATACCCTCGATCTCACCGTTGCCGATCGGTTCGCCGTCGGCGGCGAGGCCTTCTCCGACGCCGTCGGAGTCGAAGACGCGAGCGCCGATCTCGCACACCTCGAGGCCGACGGCGTCCGGATCGAACTCGTCGAGTACGAGCCGGAAGCCCGGGGCTCGCCCGCGGCGGGGCTCAACCAGCCGGGAGCCGCCCACGTCGGGCTCTCGGTCGACGACCTCGAGGCCTTCGCCGCGGACCTGCCCGACGACGTGTCGACGATCAGCGGGCCGCGGACGACCGAGAGCGACACCACGATCATGTTCCTGCGCGATCCCGAGGGGAACCTGATCGAGGTCCTCGAGTCCTAA
- the pyrF gene encoding orotidine-5'-phosphate decarboxylase — translation MNFFDRLHDRIETVDSVVSVGLDPDPSRLPDHLQDRDLPRWAFNRRIIDATHEHAAAFKPNAAFYEDPDGWRALEETIAYAHGKDVPVLLDAKRADIGNTTRQYAQLLEKADAITVNPYMGRDSLQPFLSNEEAGVFVLCRTSNPGGSDLQDLELETGEPVYERVAALADLWNENDNVGLVVGATKPEELEDLREQVPDLPFLVPGIGAQGGDAEAAVEYGLAGGVGLVNSSRGIIFAGEDDGEDFAKASGQAAKRLKKRLNQYRE, via the coding sequence ATGAACTTCTTCGACCGCCTGCACGACCGTATCGAAACGGTCGACAGCGTCGTCTCGGTCGGGCTCGATCCCGACCCGTCGCGGCTGCCCGACCACCTGCAGGACCGCGACCTCCCCCGGTGGGCGTTCAACCGCCGCATCATCGACGCGACGCACGAACACGCCGCCGCGTTCAAGCCCAACGCCGCCTTCTACGAGGATCCCGACGGCTGGCGGGCTCTCGAGGAGACGATCGCCTACGCCCACGGCAAGGACGTGCCGGTCCTGCTGGACGCCAAGCGGGCCGACATCGGCAACACGACCCGCCAGTACGCCCAACTGCTCGAGAAGGCGGATGCGATCACCGTCAACCCCTACATGGGCCGGGACTCGCTGCAGCCGTTCCTCTCGAACGAGGAGGCCGGTGTCTTCGTCCTCTGTCGGACCTCGAACCCTGGCGGCTCGGACCTGCAGGACCTCGAACTCGAGACGGGCGAACCCGTCTACGAGCGGGTCGCCGCACTGGCCGACCTCTGGAACGAGAACGACAACGTCGGGCTCGTCGTCGGCGCGACCAAACCAGAAGAACTCGAGGACCTGCGCGAGCAGGTGCCCGACCTCCCCTTCCTCGTCCCCGGCATCGGCGCGCAGGGCGGCGACGCCGAGGCGGCCGTCGAGTACGGGCTGGCCGGCGGGGTCGGGCTGGTCAACTCCTCGCGGGGGATCATCTTCGCCGGCGAGGACGATGGCGAGGACTTCGCGAAGGCCAGCGGGCAGGCCGCCAAGCGGCTCAAGAAACGGCTCAATCAGTACCGGGAGTAG
- a CDS encoding GTPBP1 family GTP-binding protein encodes MSRDRALLERALDRGEQDGGNVEFKERLSRDVHLEGGRRESLAAQLRHRLLSGDGEATYVVGVTDDGGLAGIDPDIFSETMDVLSLLAEEADAHIEDVQTWGINEGLVGVAQVREGGVLETDDEHVVVGTAGHVDHGKSTLVGSLVTGKADDGDGATRAFLDVQPHEVERGLSADLSYAVYGFDDEGPVRVRNPNRKADRAEVVQEADRLVSFVDTVGHEPWLRTTIRGLVGQKLDYGLLVVAADDGPTRTTREHLGVLLATDLPTIVAITKTDTVDEERVEEVEREVERLLRDVDKSPLRVSRHGVDAAVDEISERVVPIVETSAITMDGLETLDELFDRLPKTAQDTGEFRMYVDRSYSVTGVGAVASGTVMAGEVEAGDELLIGPMADGRFQEVEVRSIEMHYHRVDRAQAGRIVGIALKGIKESALERGMVLLPRDADPDPVREFEAEVMVLNHPTRIGEGYEPVVHLETIGEAAAFYPENGRLLPGDSGTTTVRFKFRPYLVEEGQKFVFREGRSKGVGTVTDVTPMG; translated from the coding sequence ATGAGCCGTGACCGGGCCCTCCTCGAGCGGGCCCTGGACCGTGGCGAACAGGACGGTGGCAACGTCGAGTTCAAAGAGCGATTGTCACGGGATGTCCACCTCGAGGGTGGGCGGCGGGAGAGCCTCGCCGCGCAACTGCGACATCGACTCCTCTCGGGCGACGGCGAGGCGACCTACGTCGTCGGCGTCACCGACGACGGCGGCCTCGCCGGTATCGATCCCGACATCTTCTCCGAGACGATGGACGTTCTCTCCTTGCTCGCGGAGGAGGCCGACGCCCACATCGAGGACGTCCAGACGTGGGGCATCAACGAGGGGTTAGTCGGGGTCGCACAAGTCCGGGAGGGCGGCGTCCTCGAGACCGACGACGAACACGTCGTCGTCGGGACCGCCGGCCACGTCGACCACGGAAAGAGTACGCTCGTCGGCTCGCTGGTGACGGGCAAAGCCGACGACGGGGACGGCGCGACGCGGGCCTTCCTCGACGTCCAGCCCCACGAGGTCGAACGGGGCCTCTCCGCCGACCTCTCGTATGCCGTCTACGGTTTCGACGACGAGGGGCCGGTCCGGGTCCGAAATCCGAATCGCAAGGCCGACCGCGCCGAGGTCGTCCAGGAGGCCGACCGACTGGTCTCGTTCGTCGATACCGTCGGCCACGAGCCGTGGCTCCGGACGACCATCCGCGGGCTCGTCGGCCAGAAACTCGACTACGGCCTGCTGGTCGTCGCCGCCGACGACGGCCCCACCCGCACCACGCGGGAACACCTCGGCGTTCTGCTGGCCACCGACCTCCCGACGATCGTCGCGATCACCAAGACCGACACCGTCGACGAGGAGCGCGTCGAGGAGGTCGAACGCGAGGTCGAGCGACTCCTCCGCGATGTCGACAAGTCGCCGCTGCGGGTCAGCCGTCACGGCGTCGACGCCGCCGTCGACGAGATCAGCGAGCGCGTCGTTCCGATCGTCGAGACCAGCGCGATCACGATGGACGGGCTCGAGACGCTGGACGAACTGTTCGATCGGCTCCCCAAGACCGCACAGGACACCGGCGAGTTCCGGATGTACGTCGACCGCAGCTACTCGGTCACGGGAGTCGGCGCGGTCGCCTCCGGCACCGTCATGGCCGGCGAGGTCGAGGCCGGCGACGAACTCCTGATCGGGCCGATGGCCGACGGCCGCTTCCAGGAGGTCGAGGTCCGGTCGATCGAGATGCACTACCACCGGGTCGACAGGGCCCAGGCCGGCCGAATCGTCGGTATCGCGCTGAAGGGGATCAAAGAGAGCGCTCTCGAGCGCGGGATGGTCCTGCTGCCCCGCGACGCCGACCCCGACCCCGTCCGGGAGTTCGAGGCCGAGGTCATGGTGCTGAACCACCCCACCCGCATCGGCGAGGGGTACGAGCCGGTCGTCCACCTCGAGACGATCGGCGAGGCCGCGGCTTTCTATCCGGAGAACGGCCGGCTGCTGCCGGGCGACTCCGGCACGACGACCGTCCGGTTCAAGTTCCGCCCGTACCTCGTCGAGGAGGGCCAGAAGTTCGTCTTCCGCGAGGGCCGCAGCAAGGGCGTCGGGACGGTGACCGACGTCACTCCGATGGGGTGA
- a CDS encoding TMEM165/GDT1 family protein: MTGWLEVLVAAFVLQLSVLPGEKVQFIIAGLATRYDPKIVVAAAATAFAGWTAVEIAFGAAIQGVVPAVYLEVITAGLFLAFAVLLVRSAPGTSRRRVATNGGTATAEAVDISLLGYDVPPYLRGFLPIFVLMAVGEFGDKTQLVTIGLAIEYGARPAIWVGEMLAIVPVSAANAYFFHRFSHRFDARLAHFAGAGLFLFFGLDTVLQLLTGISVWETIVETVSTVVLGLG, encoded by the coding sequence ATGACCGGCTGGCTCGAGGTCCTCGTCGCCGCGTTCGTCCTGCAGCTGTCGGTGCTGCCCGGCGAGAAGGTCCAGTTCATCATCGCCGGATTGGCGACCAGATACGACCCGAAGATCGTGGTCGCCGCGGCGGCGACGGCCTTCGCCGGCTGGACGGCCGTAGAGATCGCCTTCGGCGCGGCGATCCAGGGCGTGGTACCCGCCGTCTACCTCGAGGTGATCACGGCGGGCCTGTTCCTCGCCTTCGCGGTGTTGCTCGTCCGGTCGGCACCCGGAACGAGTCGGCGACGGGTGGCGACAAACGGCGGGACGGCGACGGCCGAGGCAGTCGACATCTCGCTGCTCGGCTACGACGTGCCACCGTACCTCCGGGGGTTCCTCCCGATTTTCGTCCTGATGGCCGTCGGGGAATTCGGGGACAAGACCCAACTCGTCACGATCGGGCTGGCGATCGAGTACGGGGCTCGACCCGCGATCTGGGTCGGCGAGATGCTCGCGATCGTCCCCGTGAGCGCGGCCAACGCGTACTTCTTTCACCGGTTCTCCCACCGCTTCGACGCCAGGCTGGCCCACTTCGCCGGTGCGGGACTGTTCCTGTTCTTCGGGCTCGATACCGTGTTGCAGCTCCTGACGGGGATTTCGGTCTGGGAAACGATCGTCGAGACGGTCTCGACTGTCGTCCTTGGACTCGGCTGA
- the proC gene encoding pyrroline-5-carboxylate reductase, translating to MVQTSVIGCGNMGSALIKGLHRSGNHTVIACDLDPDALESVADYVDRTTSEVSEAVTDADVVVVAVKPDIVGAVLSDLDLSPKQTLLSIAAGVPTDYVEARTDANVVRVMPNLAAETGDMAAAVTGDDIPEEVRQLLDAVGEFAEIDEAQMDIATAVNGSGPAFVFYLIQAMAEAGVEGGLEESDAETLAAQTFKGAAETVLRSDRSTEELIDAVCSPNGTTIEGMEVLWDSNADADVAAAVRAAEERSAELAAEFGDENDA from the coding sequence ATGGTACAGACGAGCGTTATCGGTTGTGGCAACATGGGGAGCGCCCTGATCAAGGGCCTCCATCGATCGGGGAATCACACGGTGATCGCGTGTGACCTCGATCCCGACGCACTCGAGTCGGTCGCCGACTACGTCGATCGCACGACTTCGGAGGTCTCCGAAGCGGTGACCGACGCCGATGTCGTCGTCGTTGCCGTGAAGCCGGACATCGTGGGCGCGGTGCTTTCGGATCTCGATCTTTCGCCGAAGCAGACGCTGCTCTCTATCGCCGCCGGCGTCCCGACCGACTACGTCGAGGCTCGGACCGACGCGAACGTCGTCCGGGTCATGCCGAACCTCGCCGCCGAGACGGGCGATATGGCCGCGGCCGTCACCGGCGACGACATCCCGGAAGAAGTGCGACAGCTGCTCGACGCCGTCGGCGAGTTCGCCGAGATCGACGAGGCACAGATGGACATCGCGACCGCCGTCAACGGGAGCGGCCCCGCCTTCGTCTTCTATCTCATTCAGGCGATGGCCGAGGCCGGCGTCGAGGGCGGTCTCGAGGAATCGGACGCGGAGACGCTGGCCGCCCAGACGTTCAAGGGCGCGGCCGAGACCGTCCTCCGGTCGGACCGCAGCACCGAGGAACTGATCGACGCCGTCTGCTCGCCCAACGGGACGACAATCGAAGGAATGGAGGTCCTGTGGGACAGCAACGCCGACGCGGACGTCGCCGCGGCGGTCCGGGCGGCCGAGGAACGATCCGCGGAACTGGCCGCCGAGTTCGGCGATGAGAACGATGCGTGA
- the proB gene encoding glutamate 5-kinase, with the protein MREELEEPSVDEARRLAADAERVIVKAGTNSLTDENSNLDDEKLDKLVDDIEDLLKRDKDVILVSSGSIGAGTGRIEQSSGTVEESQALSTVGQSLLMHRYTESFDRYDRKVAQLLLTQHDLENPERFTNLRNTIETLLDWGVVPIINENDAVATEEIRIGDNDMLSAATTMGVDADLLVTLTDVGGVYTGNPKEDDDAERIEAVGTNYDEVQKIIGETTSDGFGGIQTKVEGARDVSEHGVPAIIAKSTAPDVLEKIATAKPVGTVFVPINGESDD; encoded by the coding sequence ATGCGTGAGGAACTCGAGGAGCCGAGCGTCGACGAGGCGCGACGGCTGGCGGCCGACGCGGAACGGGTGATCGTCAAGGCCGGGACCAACTCCCTGACCGACGAGAACTCGAACCTGGACGACGAGAAACTCGATAAGCTCGTCGACGACATCGAGGACCTCCTGAAGCGGGACAAGGACGTCATTCTCGTTTCCTCGGGGTCGATCGGGGCCGGGACGGGCCGGATCGAACAGTCGAGCGGGACCGTCGAGGAGTCCCAGGCCCTCTCGACCGTCGGCCAGAGCCTCCTCATGCACCGCTACACCGAGAGCTTCGACCGCTACGACCGGAAGGTCGCGCAACTGCTCTTGACGCAACACGACCTCGAGAACCCCGAACGCTTTACCAACCTGCGGAACACGATCGAGACGCTGCTCGATTGGGGCGTCGTCCCGATCATCAACGAGAACGACGCCGTCGCGACCGAGGAGATCCGGATCGGCGACAACGACATGCTCTCGGCGGCGACGACGATGGGCGTCGACGCCGACCTGCTGGTCACCCTGACCGACGTCGGCGGCGTCTACACCGGCAACCCGAAGGAAGACGACGACGCCGAGCGCATCGAGGCCGTCGGCACCAACTACGACGAAGTCCAGAAGATCATCGGCGAGACCACGTCCGACGGCTTCGGCGGCATCCAGACGAAAGTCGAGGGTGCACGGGACGTCAGCGAACACGGCGTGCCGGCGATCATCGCGAAGTCGACCGCGCCCGACGTCCTCGAGAAGATCGCTACTGCCAAGCCAGTGGGAACCGTATTCGTCCCCATCAACGGTGAGAGCGATGACTGA